A single Hippocampus zosterae strain Florida chromosome 19, ASM2543408v3, whole genome shotgun sequence DNA region contains:
- the hddc2 gene encoding HD domain-containing protein 2, which yields MAAPTDAMKMLQFLKLIGHLKRIPRTGWVYRKVQDPESVSDHMYRMALMSLVITDPKVDKDKCIKLALVHDMAECIVGDIAPSDNVSKAEKHRREEAAMKQLSSLMPDHLGQEIYALWEEYEHQSSAEAKLVKEFDRLEMILQAHEYEELEGTPGRLQEFFDSTQGRFQHPDVLQLVSALNDERRRSHLTEPNNSGNLQSPSHAS from the exons AGGATACCACGGACGGGCTGGGTGTACAGGAAGGTACAGGACCCAGAAAGTGTGTCGGACCACATGTACCGCATGGCCCTGATGTCTTTGGTCATCACAGACCCTAAAGTGGATAAGGACAA GTGTATCAAGTTAGCTCTGGTTCATGACATGGCCGAATGCATTGTGGGAGATATCGCGCCGTCCGACAACGTCAGCAAAGCGGAGAAACACCGGCGGGAGGAG GCAGCCATGAAGCAGCTATCGAGTCTCATGCCAGATCACCTCGGGCAGGAGATATATGCACTGTGGGAG GAATACGAGCACCAGAGCAGCGCGGAAGCCAAGCTGGTGAAAGAATTTGACCGTCTGGAAATGATCCTGCAGGCGCACGAGTACGAAGAGCTGGAGGGAACGCCAGGGAGACTACAGGAGTTTTTTGACTCCACTCAGG GTCGTTTCCAGCATCCCGACGTGCTCCAGCTGGTCAGTGCTTTGAATGacgagaggaggaggagtcacTTAACCGAACCAAATAACTCTGGCAACTTGCAATCGCCTTCACACGCATCATGA